A genomic segment from Melanotaenia boesemani isolate fMelBoe1 chromosome 9, fMelBoe1.pri, whole genome shotgun sequence encodes:
- the mrpl44 gene encoding 39S ribosomal protein L44, mitochondrial — protein sequence MAAGHIFNRSMLTLGIHCQRFGSSISLTQVRGKKRWMKAYMYLMAKKLKLEGPPPPKPRWQQPNWDYHAEVQAFSSRLHENFSLELLKTAFINPCYLQVEQERRKQLGVDLETTALLLKDNIQLSKKGSDFTKSFLTNWCRANFLSLPDEGVESIVGHLNSPTVVTCVARNLGIEDLTMSAEFPVPDDVLYSTFMAVTGALQESSGAEQAGLFLRDFLVSQLIGKDLFDIWTVVNPMGLLVEELTKQNMPLPEPRLIRSAGASTVLPLYFVGLYSDKKLLAQGPGETLVGAEEEAARVALRKLYGYTENRRPFDFSPQNQQVQPLLQSANSN from the exons ATGGCGGCGGGACACATATTTAATCGGAGCATGCTAACATTAGGAATTCACTGCCAGCGTTTTGGCAGTAGTATTTCACTAACGCAGGTCAGAGGGAAAAAACGCTGGATGAAAGCGTACATGTATCTCATGGCAAAGAAATTAAAGCTTGAAGGACCTCCACCACCCAAGCCACG GTGGCAACAGCCTAATTGGGATTACCATGCTGAGGTTCAGGCTTTCAGTTCTCGCCTCCATGAAAACTTCTCCCTGGAGCTTCTGAAAACAGCCTTCATCAATCCATGTTACCTGCAGGTGgagcaggagaggaggaagcagctggGTGTGGACTTGGAGACCACAGCTCTTCTTCTTAAAGATAATATTCAACTGAGTAAAAAGGGATCAGATTTCACCAAAAGCTTCCTGACCAATTGGTGCAGGGCAAATTTCCTGAGCCTGCCAGACGAAGGGGTGGAGAGTATTGTGGGGCATCTCAACAGTCCCACAGTTGTGACTTGCGTAGCAAGAAATCTCGGCATTGAAGACCTAACCATGAGTGCAGAATTCCCTGTTCCAGATGATGTGCTCTATTCTACATTCATGGCCGTGACAGGAGCTCTGCAGGAAAGCAGTGGTGCAGAGCAAGCTGGATTATTTCTCAGG GATTTTCTGGTAAGTCAGCTGATTGGAAAGGACCTATTTGATATATGGACTGTGGTCAACCCCATGGGGCTACTGGTGGAGGAGCTTACTAAGCAGAATATGCCTCTGCCAGAACCTCGTCTCATCAGATCTGCAGGAGCAAGTACTGTCCTGCCACTCTACTTTGTTGGCTTGTACAG TGACAAGAAGCTCCTGGCTCAGGGTCCAGGAGAGACACTCGTCGGAGCAGAGGAAGAAGCAGCGCGAGTGGCCCTCCGCAAACTTTATGGCTACACAGAGAACCGTAGACCCTTTGACTTCTCTCCACAAAATCAGCAAGTGCAGCCATTACTTCAGTCAGCCAACAGCAATTAA
- the dnaaf1 gene encoding dynein assembly factor 1, axonemal, with product MGDKEATATQREGGDGGESPVKNRSGVTTKNEAQENLELQSPLKEEKEKYTGPRMTKKFLKDHCKKHKLYFTPSLNETLYLHLQGFSTIENLEEYTGLKCLWLQSNGLRRIENLDAQTDLRCLFLQENLIYKLENLEPLKKLCSLNVSNNYIQIIKNISCLPELNTLIVAHNKLETVGDIEHLSQCLSISVLDLSHNLLNDPEILIVLEAMPDLRVLNLMGNEVVKKIPNYRKTMIVRLKQLTFLDDRPVFPKDRACAEAWAERGVEGEQKERELWETRERRKIQDNIDGMAVIRKKALERRRLRELQEKGESEALTTSETPCEEGNTPILPSSSSGERVQAFVLDSLDAHEEFLLCQSKQGFQTDGEDVESEQLGHGIQSEQYEKGHGQLQIKPVREEKEGMNPENWSQEQEGHVGQMLETDEEEGKEQNQFMKNEARREQPEHKHPLLDGGPLSKEGKFVPTRGPGPLVTELQHEELETIHLPLSQSLHIDDLPDLEDVDAGDTSEFLSQQDFKPKIEVISGGSDEDKDEDEDEAAQNQKDGTSTLGADRKPLFVKSDDKSAWLSRYSSSLVYPEDEEAPSQNPKSTKNQTSPPQRPCLIEELD from the exons ATGGGAGATAAAGAGGCGACAGCAACTCAAAGGGAAGGTGGAGATGGCGGAGAGTCTCCTGTCAAAAACAGATCGGGTGTCACTACGAAGAACGAAGCACAAGAAAATTTGGAACTGCAAAGCccattaaaagaagaaaaggaaaaatacacaGGTCCACGAATGACCAAGAAGTTCCTCAAAGACCACTGTAAGAAGCACAAACTGTATTTCACACCTTCCCTGAATGAAACACTTTATCTGCATTTGCAAGGTTTCTCCACCATTGAGAACCTGGAGGAGTATACGGGGCTGAAGTGTCTCTGGCTCCAAAGCAATGGGCTTCGACGCATTGAGAACCTGGATGCCCAGACTGATCTGCGCTGCTTGTTCCTCCAGGAGAACCTCATATACAAGCTGGAAAACCTTGAACCTCTGAAAAAGCTGTGCAGCCTAAATGTTTCTAATAACTAcattcaaattattaaaaatatctcCTGCCTTCCTGAATTAAATACTCTGATAGTAGCCCATAACAAGCTGGAGACTGTGGGTGACATTGAACATTTGAGTCAGTGTTTGTCTATTAGTGTCTTAGACTTGTCTCATAACCTGCTAAATGACCCTGAGATCCTGATTGTGCTTGAGGCCATGCCAGATCTGCGAGTACTGAACCTGATGGGAAATGAGGTGGTGAAAAAAATTCCAAACTACAGAAAGACCATGATTGTACGTCTCAAGCAGCTCACCTTCCTTGATGATCGCCCCGTGTTTCCTAAAGACCGGGCGTGTGCGGAGGCGTGGGCAGAGAGAGGGGTGGAGGGGGAGCAGAAGGAAAGAGAGCTATGGGAAACAAGGGAGAGGAGGAAAATCCAGGACAACATTGATGGAATGGCAGTAATTCGAAAAAAGGCTTTGGAGAGGCGACGTCTTCGAGAGTTACAAGAAAAAG GGGAAAGTGAGGCACTCACCACTTCAGAGACTCCTTGTGAGGAAGGCAACACCCCAATATtgccttcctcttcttcaggaGAGAGGGTCCAGGCTTTTGTGCTGGACAGCCTGGATGCCCATGAAGAGTTCTTGCTGTGTCAGTCAAAACAAGGATTTCAAACAGATGGTGAAGATGTAGAATCAGAGCAGCTGGGTCATGGGATACAGAGTGAGCAGTATGAGAAAGGTCATGGTCAATTACAGATTAAGCCTGtcagagaagagaaagaaggCATGAATCCAGAGAACTGGTCTCAAGAGCAAGAAGGTCATGTAGGACAGATGCTAGAGACAGATgaggaagaaggaaaagaacAAAACCAGTTCATGAAGAATGAAGCAAGGAGGGAGCAGCCTGAACATAAACATCCACTTCTGGATGGGGGTCCTCTTTCAAAAGAAGGCAAGTTTGTCCCAACACGTGGCCCTGGACCGCTGGTTACTGAGCTGCAACATGAAGAGCTGGAAACCATTCACCTTCCACTAAGTCAATCACTGCATATCGATGACCTGCCTGATTTAGAGGATGTGGATGCAGGAGATACCTCTGAATTCTTGTCTCAGCAAGATTTCAAACCAAAAATAGAGGTAATATCAGGAGGCAGTGACGAAGACAAAGACGAAGACGAAGACGAAGCAGCCCAAAATCAGAAGGATGGCACGTCCACCCTTGGAGCCGATAGGAAGCCATTGTTTGTAAAGAGTGACGACAAATCAGCATGGCTCTCCCGGTATTCTTCCTCACTGGTGTATCCAGAGGATGAGGAAGCCCCTTCCCAAAATCCAAAGTCCACAAAAAATCAAACCTCTCCACCACAAAGACCCTGCCTGATAGAAGAGCTGGATTAA
- the mffa gene encoding mitochondrial fission factor homolog B isoform X1, translating into MSGAAFPSPTVEMAEMNRIQYELEYTEGISQRMRIPEMLKVAPHAHENPSVGSQELPTSVKMQVPERLVIAGDPTDLQFSRPRDLDLIQSTPLEALSLKTPPRVLTLTEQPLDFLEEEQRVPPDSEEMLRPQGRLRRERSASENAALRHNSQLIHNDSAATLHPPATVQPCPSLTLAEEHNLYSASGVLSFIQSTTRRAYQQVLEVLDESPRSKPSLRGGSASSSNPLHDSRLALSSYEASLDGTSDDMSVVDATTLRRQLIKLNRRLQHLEEENKERAKREMIMYSITVAFWLINTWVWLRR; encoded by the exons ATGAGCGGAGCAGCATTTCCCTCCCCAACAGTGGAGATGGCTGAGATGAATCGTATCCAGTATGAGCTGGAGTACACTGAGGGCATCAGCCAAAGGATGCGCATCCCAGAGATGCTTAAAGTGGCTCCACATGCCCATGAGAACCCCAGTGTTGGATCACAGGAGCTCCCCACTAGTGTTAAAATGCAAGTCCCAGAGAGACTTGTAATAGCAG GAGACCCTACTGACCTCCAGTTTTCCAGACCCAGAGATTTAGACCTTATCCAGTCAACACCCCTAGAAGCTCTGTCACTTAAAACTCCTCCTAGAGTCCTCACCCTCACTGAGCAGCCCCTGGACTTCTTGGAGGAGGAGCAACGAGTGCCTCCAGATAGTGAGGAAATG TTGCGACCTCAGGGACGTTTGCGTCGGGAACGCTCAGCCAGTGAGAATGCAGCACTTCGTCATAACAGTCAGCTGATCCACAATGATTCTGC TGCGACCTTACATCCCCCAGCCACTGTCCAGCCATGCCCCTCTCTCACCCTGGCTGAAGAACACAACCTGTACAGCGCTAGTGGTGTTCTGTCTTTCATCCAGTCCACTACACGTCGGGCCTACCAGCAGGTCCTGGAGGTCTTGGACGAGAGCCCACGCAG CAAACCATCACTGCGAGGGGGGTCAGCTTCGAGCTCCAACCCCCTGCACGATTCCAG GCTTGCGTTATCATCATACGAAGCCTCTCTGGACGGGACTTCTGATGACATGTCAGTGGTTGATGCAACAACACTGCGGCGTCAG CTCATCAAGCTGAACCGGAGACTCCAACATTTGGAAGAAGAGAACAAGGAGCGGGCAAAGCGAGAGATGATCATGTACTCCATCACGGTTGCCTTCTGGCTCATCAACACGTGGGTGTGGTTACGACGTTAG
- the mffa gene encoding mitochondrial fission factor homolog B isoform X2, with product MSGAAFPSPTVEMAEMNRIQYELEYTEGISQRMRIPEMLKVAPHAHENPSVGSQELPTSVKMQVPERLVIAGDPTDLQFSRPRDLDLIQSTPLEALSLKTPPRVLTLTEQPLDFLEEEQRVPPDSEEMLRPQGRLRRERSASENAALRHNSQLIHNDSAATLHPPATVQPCPSLTLAEEHNLYSASGVLSFIQSTTRRAYQQVLEVLDESPRRLALSSYEASLDGTSDDMSVVDATTLRRQLIKLNRRLQHLEEENKERAKREMIMYSITVAFWLINTWVWLRR from the exons ATGAGCGGAGCAGCATTTCCCTCCCCAACAGTGGAGATGGCTGAGATGAATCGTATCCAGTATGAGCTGGAGTACACTGAGGGCATCAGCCAAAGGATGCGCATCCCAGAGATGCTTAAAGTGGCTCCACATGCCCATGAGAACCCCAGTGTTGGATCACAGGAGCTCCCCACTAGTGTTAAAATGCAAGTCCCAGAGAGACTTGTAATAGCAG GAGACCCTACTGACCTCCAGTTTTCCAGACCCAGAGATTTAGACCTTATCCAGTCAACACCCCTAGAAGCTCTGTCACTTAAAACTCCTCCTAGAGTCCTCACCCTCACTGAGCAGCCCCTGGACTTCTTGGAGGAGGAGCAACGAGTGCCTCCAGATAGTGAGGAAATG TTGCGACCTCAGGGACGTTTGCGTCGGGAACGCTCAGCCAGTGAGAATGCAGCACTTCGTCATAACAGTCAGCTGATCCACAATGATTCTGC TGCGACCTTACATCCCCCAGCCACTGTCCAGCCATGCCCCTCTCTCACCCTGGCTGAAGAACACAACCTGTACAGCGCTAGTGGTGTTCTGTCTTTCATCCAGTCCACTACACGTCGGGCCTACCAGCAGGTCCTGGAGGTCTTGGACGAGAGCCCACGCAG GCTTGCGTTATCATCATACGAAGCCTCTCTGGACGGGACTTCTGATGACATGTCAGTGGTTGATGCAACAACACTGCGGCGTCAG CTCATCAAGCTGAACCGGAGACTCCAACATTTGGAAGAAGAGAACAAGGAGCGGGCAAAGCGAGAGATGATCATGTACTCCATCACGGTTGCCTTCTGGCTCATCAACACGTGGGTGTGGTTACGACGTTAG
- the mffa gene encoding mitochondrial fission factor homolog B isoform X3 has product MSGAAFPSPTVEMAEMNRIQYELEYTEGISQRMRIPEMLKVAPHAHENPSVGSQELPTSVKMQVPERLVIAGDPTDLQFSRPRDLDLIQSTPLEALSLKTPPRVLTLTEQPLDFLEEEQRVPPDSEEMLRPQGRLRRERSASENAALRHNSQLIHNDSALALSSYEASLDGTSDDMSVVDATTLRRQLIKLNRRLQHLEEENKERAKREMIMYSITVAFWLINTWVWLRR; this is encoded by the exons ATGAGCGGAGCAGCATTTCCCTCCCCAACAGTGGAGATGGCTGAGATGAATCGTATCCAGTATGAGCTGGAGTACACTGAGGGCATCAGCCAAAGGATGCGCATCCCAGAGATGCTTAAAGTGGCTCCACATGCCCATGAGAACCCCAGTGTTGGATCACAGGAGCTCCCCACTAGTGTTAAAATGCAAGTCCCAGAGAGACTTGTAATAGCAG GAGACCCTACTGACCTCCAGTTTTCCAGACCCAGAGATTTAGACCTTATCCAGTCAACACCCCTAGAAGCTCTGTCACTTAAAACTCCTCCTAGAGTCCTCACCCTCACTGAGCAGCCCCTGGACTTCTTGGAGGAGGAGCAACGAGTGCCTCCAGATAGTGAGGAAATG TTGCGACCTCAGGGACGTTTGCGTCGGGAACGCTCAGCCAGTGAGAATGCAGCACTTCGTCATAACAGTCAGCTGATCCACAATGATTCTGC GCTTGCGTTATCATCATACGAAGCCTCTCTGGACGGGACTTCTGATGACATGTCAGTGGTTGATGCAACAACACTGCGGCGTCAG CTCATCAAGCTGAACCGGAGACTCCAACATTTGGAAGAAGAGAACAAGGAGCGGGCAAAGCGAGAGATGATCATGTACTCCATCACGGTTGCCTTCTGGCTCATCAACACGTGGGTGTGGTTACGACGTTAG